A single region of the Mechercharimyces sp. CAU 1602 genome encodes:
- the tig gene encoding trigger factor: MSAKWEKTETNKGILTVEVEAEKVNEALDQAFTKVIKKVSVPGFRKGKVPRPIFEKRFGVESLYQDALDILLPEAYGSAVEEAGIEPVDQPEIDLEQIEKGAPLIFKATVTVKPEVKLGQYKELEIEEKDFSVSDEDIEAELKKMQEQQGQLEVVEEGEVAEGDRVILDFDGMIDGERFEGGQAEQYNLEVGSGQFIPGFEEQLVGMKVGDEKDVLVSFPEEYHAENLAGKEATFHVKMHEIKRLSLPVLDDEFAQDVSDFDTLAELQADTRKNLEEKAKREQEDYIRNSLVEKATENAEIELPAVMIESQVDHMVQQFEQQLRYQGITLEQYQQLLGQDDDAIRSQFREDAEKKVRADLVLEQIGIEESIEVSDEDLEAELKELASEMDRDLEEVRQILNSQGNIEAFKDQVKVKKTVDLLVSNSKNAA, encoded by the coding sequence ATGAGCGCCAAATGGGAAAAAACAGAAACAAATAAAGGAATATTAACGGTAGAAGTCGAAGCTGAAAAAGTAAATGAAGCTTTGGATCAAGCTTTTACTAAAGTGATTAAGAAAGTAAGTGTACCAGGTTTCCGTAAAGGGAAAGTTCCACGTCCAATTTTTGAAAAGCGTTTCGGTGTGGAATCTCTTTATCAAGATGCACTTGATATCTTGTTGCCAGAAGCATACGGCTCCGCTGTTGAAGAAGCTGGGATCGAACCAGTGGATCAACCAGAGATTGATTTAGAGCAGATCGAAAAAGGCGCTCCACTTATCTTCAAAGCTACGGTTACGGTGAAACCAGAAGTGAAGCTGGGACAATATAAAGAGCTAGAGATCGAAGAAAAAGACTTTAGTGTAAGTGATGAAGATATTGAGGCGGAACTGAAGAAGATGCAAGAACAACAAGGTCAGCTCGAAGTAGTAGAAGAGGGCGAAGTTGCCGAAGGCGATCGCGTCATTTTAGACTTTGATGGGATGATCGACGGAGAGCGCTTTGAAGGCGGTCAAGCAGAACAGTACAACCTCGAAGTAGGATCTGGTCAGTTCATTCCTGGATTTGAAGAACAGTTGGTAGGCATGAAAGTAGGAGATGAGAAAGATGTACTAGTATCTTTTCCAGAGGAGTACCACGCAGAAAACTTGGCGGGTAAAGAAGCTACTTTCCATGTGAAGATGCATGAAATCAAGCGTCTGTCTCTACCTGTTCTAGATGATGAATTTGCACAAGATGTGAGTGACTTTGATACACTTGCTGAGCTACAAGCAGATACTCGTAAGAATTTAGAAGAGAAAGCAAAGCGTGAGCAAGAAGATTATATTCGTAATTCGCTTGTTGAAAAAGCAACAGAAAATGCTGAAATTGAACTGCCAGCAGTAATGATTGAAAGCCAAGTAGATCACATGGTGCAACAATTTGAACAACAACTTCGCTATCAAGGGATTACATTAGAGCAATATCAGCAACTATTGGGTCAAGATGATGACGCTATCCGCTCTCAATTCCGCGAAGATGCGGAGAAGAAAGTGCGCGCTGATTTAGTTCTTGAACAAATCGGTATTGAAGAGAGCATTGAGGTCTCTGATGAAGATTTGGAAGCGGAATTGAAAGAATTGGCAAGTGAAATGGATCGCGACTTAGAAGAAGTTCGTCAAATCCTAAATAGCCAAGGGAATATTGAGGCATTTAAAGATCAAGTGAAAGTAAAGAAAACGGTTGACCTACTTGTATCCAACAGCAAAAATGCGGCATAA
- a CDS encoding metallophosphoesterase, with amino-acid sequence MRILVVSDSHGNQQLLSEVVGREACDEVIHCGDFCTDENALPAVNLTAVRGNCDWELVPEERTVVIDEEMRILVTHGHRYHVERSLLMLRYRAQEMGVHIVCFGHTHRPLCMLNSDLLLLNPGSLTQPRGVRYPSYAIVTTRAKRTVEVAFYEPNGEEIVEHGGRFQL; translated from the coding sequence ATGCGAATCCTGGTGGTTAGTGATTCACATGGAAACCAACAACTTTTATCTGAAGTGGTTGGAAGGGAAGCTTGTGATGAAGTGATCCATTGTGGAGATTTTTGCACGGATGAAAATGCTTTGCCTGCAGTTAACTTGACGGCAGTTCGTGGGAATTGCGATTGGGAACTAGTGCCGGAGGAACGAACGGTAGTGATAGATGAGGAGATGCGCATTCTGGTCACACATGGGCATCGTTATCATGTGGAGCGCTCTTTGCTCATGCTTAGATATCGAGCTCAGGAGATGGGAGTCCACATAGTTTGCTTTGGTCATACGCACCGTCCTTTGTGTATGCTAAATTCGGATCTCCTATTGCTTAATCCGGGTAGTTTAACCCAACCCCGTGGAGTTCGATATCCTAGTTACGCGATTGTTACGACGAGGGCGAAACGAACAGTCGAAGTTGCTTTTTATGAGCCAAATGGAGAGGAAATAGTTGAGCATGGAGGACGTTTCCAGTTGTAG
- a CDS encoding XTP/dITP diphosphatase — protein sequence MSKQRWMGKQVVLATRNKNKVRELNTLLQQELGLSVIGLDSFPSLPEVVEDRDTFQGNAEKKAEVIAQLLHIPVMADDSGLEVRALAGAPGVYSARYAGEKANDRMNVEKLLMELQGVPLEERSARFVCVLSLAVPGVETISVEGTCAGVIAEQPQGEGGFGYDPIFYLPDMKKTMAQVGTEVKNKRSHRAEAARKMVAQLYERFTF from the coding sequence ATGTCGAAACAGCGGTGGATGGGCAAACAAGTCGTTCTAGCCACACGTAATAAAAATAAGGTTCGTGAATTAAATACGCTTTTGCAACAGGAGTTGGGTCTATCTGTTATTGGATTGGATTCGTTTCCGTCTCTTCCAGAAGTAGTGGAGGATCGGGATACCTTTCAAGGTAATGCAGAAAAGAAGGCAGAGGTGATTGCTCAACTTTTGCATATTCCTGTTATGGCAGACGATTCAGGCTTAGAAGTGAGAGCGTTGGCAGGTGCGCCGGGAGTATATTCTGCGCGCTATGCAGGCGAAAAGGCGAACGATCGTATGAATGTGGAGAAGTTACTAATGGAATTGCAGGGAGTCCCACTGGAGGAGCGTTCTGCTCGATTTGTGTGTGTACTCTCATTGGCTGTCCCTGGGGTAGAGACGATTTCAGTAGAGGGTACATGTGCAGGAGTGATTGCGGAACAACCCCAAGGTGAAGGTGGATTTGGTTATGACCCCATTTTTTATCTTCCCGATATGAAAAAAACAATGGCTCAAGTGGGGACAGAAGTGAAAAATAAACGAAGCCATCGCGCAGAGGCTGCACGGAAAATGGTTGCTCAGCTTTATGAGAGGTTTACTTTTTAG
- the rph gene encoding ribonuclease PH encodes MRVDGRGYDELRPIEMVRHFTKHAEGSVYIKVGDTHVLCNASVEERVPPFLRGSGKGWITAEYSMLPRATQTRTIREASKGKLGGRTMEIQRLIGRALRSVVDLNQLGERTLWVDCDVIQADGGTRTASITGAFVAVVDALYDLAKKKGFPAIPIHDYLAATSVGILDGTPMLDLCYREDSSAQVDMNIVMTGAGKFVELQGTGEEAPFSPQELTQLIQLGEQGVSQLIAIQREVLQEAGANIGGGTNVETAVDGQTSRSSHT; translated from the coding sequence ATGCGAGTAGATGGACGAGGATATGATGAACTGCGCCCTATTGAGATGGTGCGTCATTTTACGAAGCATGCAGAAGGATCGGTATACATAAAAGTAGGCGACACTCATGTGTTATGTAATGCTTCCGTCGAGGAGCGCGTGCCCCCCTTTCTGCGAGGAAGTGGGAAGGGATGGATTACAGCAGAGTATTCCATGCTGCCTCGTGCGACACAGACAAGAACAATCCGTGAAGCGAGTAAAGGGAAATTAGGCGGAAGGACGATGGAAATCCAACGGCTAATTGGGCGTGCCCTCCGCTCGGTTGTCGATTTGAATCAACTTGGAGAACGTACGTTGTGGGTTGACTGTGATGTGATCCAGGCGGATGGCGGAACACGAACGGCATCGATTACGGGTGCATTTGTGGCTGTGGTGGATGCTCTGTATGATTTGGCCAAAAAGAAAGGCTTTCCTGCCATCCCGATCCATGATTATTTGGCCGCAACTAGCGTAGGTATTTTAGACGGTACACCGATGTTAGATTTGTGCTATCGAGAGGATTCATCTGCGCAAGTGGATATGAACATCGTGATGACAGGTGCGGGTAAATTTGTAGAATTACAGGGGACAGGGGAGGAAGCGCCTTTTTCACCACAAGAATTGACTCAGTTAATTCAACTGGGAGAGCAAGGGGTGTCTCAGCTAATTGCTATCCAGCGTGAAGTACTACAAGAAGCAGGAGCAAATATTGGAGGAGGAACGAATGTCGAAACAGCGGTGGATGGGCAAACAAGTCGTTCTAGCCACACGTAA
- a CDS encoding GerMN domain-containing protein has translation MGAYLRSLRMITLLIALAMVFVGCSLGADTGENKSIDPPPEKMESEQKEESEAKSDEEKEEKKTTSGIELYYLDEYGYLVPYAMGIPKVEGIAKEALMYMVESGPAADSIPAGFRAILPKGTQVKGLNIDGRVATVDLSKEFLTYDAEMEEKILNAITWTLTGFESVEEVNIWVEGKPLAAMPEKKSPAQKLSRSSGINVEVSRGIDVTKSMPVTLYFLGQTSEDQVYYVPVTRMIDRKEKVAEAALAELIQGPTHGDALVSALSDTTKVNSVDVSKDLISADFSKELLDYAESKSASKEAIQAIVLSLTENAEAKKVKITVDGEAQVKADGELLGKPVSRPKQVNPNSL, from the coding sequence ATGGGTGCATATTTACGATCACTACGAATGATCACGTTGTTGATCGCTCTAGCAATGGTGTTCGTCGGTTGTTCGTTAGGAGCAGATACAGGAGAGAATAAGTCAATTGATCCACCACCGGAGAAGATGGAGTCAGAACAAAAAGAAGAGAGTGAAGCAAAATCTGATGAAGAGAAAGAGGAGAAGAAAACCACAAGTGGTATTGAATTATACTATTTAGATGAGTATGGGTACTTGGTTCCCTATGCGATGGGTATTCCTAAAGTTGAAGGGATCGCAAAAGAAGCATTGATGTATATGGTGGAATCAGGTCCTGCTGCTGATAGTATCCCAGCAGGGTTTCGTGCGATTCTTCCCAAAGGCACACAAGTGAAAGGATTAAACATCGATGGCCGGGTAGCGACTGTCGACTTATCAAAAGAGTTTTTAACGTATGATGCTGAGATGGAAGAGAAGATTTTGAACGCGATTACATGGACATTAACAGGATTTGAATCAGTAGAAGAAGTTAATATTTGGGTTGAAGGAAAGCCTCTAGCGGCTATGCCAGAGAAGAAAAGTCCAGCTCAAAAATTGTCCCGTTCCAGTGGGATCAATGTAGAAGTGAGCAGAGGGATCGATGTGACAAAAAGTATGCCTGTGACGCTTTATTTCCTCGGACAAACGAGTGAGGATCAAGTCTATTATGTGCCAGTGACGAGGATGATTGACCGGAAAGAAAAAGTGGCTGAAGCGGCATTAGCCGAGTTGATACAAGGACCTACTCACGGAGATGCTTTGGTTAGTGCATTATCCGATACAACCAAGGTGAATAGTGTTGATGTAAGCAAAGATCTGATTTCCGCTGACTTTAGTAAAGAGCTGCTCGATTACGCTGAGAGTAAATCGGCATCCAAGGAAGCGATTCAAGCGATTGTCCTCTCCTTAACGGAGAATGCAGAGGCTAAAAAAGTGAAAATAACGGTAGATGGTGAGGCGCAAGTGAAGGCGGATGGAGAATTGCTCGGTAAGCCCGTATCTAGACCTAAGCAGGTTAATCCCAATTCATTATAG
- the racE gene encoding glutamate racemase, producing MNRESRKAIGILDSGVGGLTVAKEVIRQLPREHILYFGDTKRCPYGPREPQEVIAFTKQIVDFLSRFPLKALVIACNTATAVALDIVKEELNIPVLGVVDPGARAAINMSRHGRIGVIGTQGTIKSAAYERALKSIHPGVSVYSHACPTLVPLAEGGFKDPLAARQIVRAALDPMKSKDLDSLILGCTHYPLLSNYIGEVMGSSVKLISSAEETARELSTILHHKGLLDREIGNLHIIRHRFFTSGNPRVFHEIAEDWLDHPLEVERVNLEQTLTRVTG from the coding sequence ATGAATCGGGAGAGTCGTAAAGCGATTGGAATTTTAGATTCTGGTGTGGGTGGTTTAACCGTTGCTAAAGAAGTGATTCGTCAATTACCGCGGGAACATATTTTATACTTTGGTGATACGAAGCGTTGTCCATATGGACCACGTGAGCCACAAGAAGTGATCGCCTTCACCAAGCAAATTGTAGATTTTTTATCGCGGTTTCCGTTAAAAGCATTGGTGATTGCATGTAACACGGCAACGGCAGTGGCATTAGATATCGTTAAAGAGGAATTAAACATCCCTGTGTTAGGAGTAGTTGATCCAGGAGCTCGTGCAGCTATCAATATGTCACGACATGGACGTATTGGTGTGATCGGTACACAGGGTACGATTAAGAGTGCGGCTTATGAACGGGCTCTCAAGTCGATTCATCCCGGAGTGTCCGTTTACTCACATGCGTGTCCTACGCTAGTTCCGCTGGCAGAGGGCGGATTTAAAGATCCACTGGCAGCGCGTCAAATAGTACGTGCAGCTCTAGATCCAATGAAAAGTAAAGATCTGGATTCTTTGATTTTAGGATGTACGCATTATCCGCTTTTATCAAATTATATTGGCGAAGTGATGGGTTCATCTGTAAAGCTCATCAGCTCAGCAGAAGAGACAGCGCGTGAACTTAGTACCATTCTTCATCATAAGGGATTATTAGATCGGGAAATCGGAAATCTTCATATCATCCGCCACCGCTTTTTTACCAGCGGAAATCCCCGTGTTTTTCATGAGATCGCGGAAGATTGGTTGGATCATCCGCTGGAAGTGGAACGTGTAAATTTAGAGCAAACACTAACACGAGTTACAGGCTAA
- a CDS encoding MarR family winged helix-turn-helix transcriptional regulator — protein MTNESTIPSTAWVGEIEQLLREVSVIVKRKGREILHHFPITPPQFTALLWLDENGDMTIGELSQKMFLACSTMTDLIDRMENNGLVERVRDSRDRRVVRIHLLDEGSKIIKEVMEARRGYLAEILSHLDKTEIDQIRKSLTILNEEMKK, from the coding sequence ATGACTAATGAGTCTACAATACCATCTACGGCATGGGTGGGGGAAATTGAACAATTGCTGCGGGAAGTAAGTGTGATTGTAAAGCGAAAAGGACGAGAAATTCTGCATCACTTTCCAATCACTCCGCCTCAATTTACAGCATTACTGTGGCTGGATGAAAACGGTGATATGACGATTGGAGAACTTAGTCAAAAAATGTTTTTGGCGTGTAGTACCATGACCGATCTCATCGACCGCATGGAGAATAATGGGTTGGTAGAGCGTGTGCGGGACAGTCGTGACCGTCGAGTTGTTCGGATTCATTTATTAGATGAAGGGTCGAAAATCATTAAAGAGGTGATGGAAGCGCGCAGAGGCTACCTTGCTGAAATTTTGTCTCACTTAGACAAAACGGAGATTGATCAAATTCGTAAAAGCTTAACTATCCTTAATGAAGAGATGAAGAAATAA
- a CDS encoding DinB family protein: MVIGNENSEQSLSTGGINMFYKVEDFLLEWRREFHRTASVLKRLTDESLTQQVAPLHWSLGDIAWHLPYTMHEMLTPTGLKIDFVDSPHDLPHTASNILDTYLKTAQSVYDAVKNTWDDHSLSHTSSPYGEKWPHALTLRILIQHEIHHRGQVLILMRQAGLRVPGLYGSVREDFHSIHPRE; this comes from the coding sequence TTGGTAATAGGGAATGAGAATAGTGAACAATCATTATCAACTGGAGGAATCAATATGTTTTACAAAGTAGAGGATTTTCTATTGGAATGGCGGCGTGAATTTCATCGTACGGCCAGTGTGTTAAAAAGATTAACCGATGAGTCCTTAACCCAACAAGTAGCTCCTTTACATTGGTCTCTAGGAGATATCGCTTGGCATCTCCCCTATACCATGCATGAAATGTTAACCCCAACTGGACTAAAAATCGACTTTGTTGATTCTCCCCATGACCTTCCCCATACTGCTAGTAATATTCTAGACACATATCTTAAAACAGCTCAATCTGTGTATGACGCTGTTAAGAATACATGGGATGATCATTCACTTTCCCATACCTCCTCCCCCTATGGAGAAAAATGGCCTCACGCTCTCACTCTTCGTATTCTTATTCAACATGAAATCCATCACCGCGGACAAGTTCTCATCCTGATGAGACAAGCAGGGCTTCGTGTACCCGGGCTATATGGATCTGTACGGGAAGATTTCCACTCTATTCACCCACGCGAATAG
- a CDS encoding cysteine-rich CWC family protein, translating to MDISIIFKRGEKILEGNHCPLCGQENQCTKAQGEEEGLSCWCYHVQFSSELLEKIPEKRRGRACICKACWQKWCDK from the coding sequence ATGGATATAAGCATCATTTTTAAGAGAGGAGAGAAAATTTTGGAAGGTAACCACTGTCCACTGTGTGGGCAAGAAAATCAATGCACGAAAGCACAGGGAGAGGAAGAAGGGCTTTCTTGTTGGTGTTACCACGTGCAATTTTCGTCTGAATTGCTAGAAAAGATACCAGAGAAAAGGAGAGGACGAGCCTGTATATGTAAAGCGTGTTGGCAGAAGTGGTGTGATAAATGA
- a CDS encoding YafY family protein — protein MKLVRLLAITMILLNRKRIGAQELADRFEVSLRTIYRDMEAINAAGIPIVSYAGVDGGYEVMEQFRLDRQYLSPEEIQSILVALKGIHQSWEDESITSILDKVGALLTNSEQNSPHSFTQHVLIDHQAWSNRAEIKERLSDLRRAIQDSFLVTFSYTNTTGQEHTRTCEPMQLILKEQIWYMYGYCHLRENLRLFRLSRIRDLRVEQKTFARRPFTLEKLDFSIFPTENEQFFSLELRFHPQVKVRVMDQYQEEHIEIQPDGYLHVRVNHPNEPSLYHHLLSFGTNVTVLAPREVALQLRSTAQEIVHHYDHKLK, from the coding sequence ATGAAATTAGTACGCTTACTCGCCATCACCATGATTTTACTCAATCGAAAACGTATAGGAGCACAAGAGTTGGCGGATCGGTTTGAAGTATCCCTCCGCACGATCTATCGCGATATGGAGGCGATCAACGCCGCCGGAATTCCTATTGTATCCTATGCAGGCGTAGATGGTGGCTATGAAGTCATGGAGCAATTTCGTCTTGATCGACAATACTTATCACCGGAGGAAATCCAATCGATATTAGTCGCTTTAAAGGGCATTCATCAATCCTGGGAGGATGAAAGTATTACAAGCATTCTCGATAAAGTAGGAGCATTACTAACAAACTCTGAGCAAAACTCTCCTCATAGCTTTACTCAACATGTGTTAATTGACCATCAAGCATGGAGCAACCGTGCAGAGATCAAAGAGCGACTGAGCGATCTACGACGAGCAATTCAAGACTCTTTTCTTGTCACGTTTTCCTACACCAATACTACTGGGCAGGAACATACACGGACATGTGAACCGATGCAGCTTATTTTAAAAGAACAGATCTGGTATATGTATGGGTACTGTCATCTGCGTGAAAACTTACGCCTATTTCGTCTATCCCGCATTCGCGATCTACGAGTTGAACAAAAAACGTTTGCTCGCCGCCCATTCACTCTCGAAAAACTAGACTTCTCTATCTTTCCCACTGAGAACGAGCAATTCTTTTCCCTAGAGCTCCGCTTCCATCCTCAAGTCAAAGTAAGAGTAATGGATCAGTACCAAGAGGAACACATCGAGATTCAACCCGATGGTTACTTGCATGTCCGTGTAAATCATCCCAATGAGCCTTCGCTCTATCACCATCTCCTTAGCTTTGGCACCAATGTGACTGTCCTCGCTCCTCGTGAAGTAGCCCTTCAGCTACGAAGCACGGCACAAGAGATTGTGCACCACTACGACCACAAATTAAAATAA
- a CDS encoding DinB family protein, whose product MFTRIEDFVTEYQTQAGITNSVLETLTDESLKQKVSTNQRSLGDIAWHIAISGHEMLSNTGLSFSISLPHDAFPSSAKLIHTTYNESVHAMLEAIQSQWSDQTLLKEVNMYGQQWTNGLTLRILIQHEIHHRGQLSILMRQAGLPVPDIFGPTRDSWIAGGMEPHR is encoded by the coding sequence ATGTTTACAAGAATCGAGGATTTTGTCACAGAATATCAAACCCAAGCCGGTATCACCAACAGTGTATTAGAAACCTTAACCGATGAGTCATTAAAACAAAAAGTGAGCACCAATCAGCGCTCACTAGGTGACATCGCTTGGCATATCGCAATCTCTGGACACGAGATGCTATCAAATACAGGACTCTCCTTTTCAATCTCGCTTCCGCACGATGCTTTCCCTTCGTCTGCCAAGCTCATCCATACCACTTATAATGAAAGTGTCCACGCTATGTTGGAAGCCATTCAATCACAATGGAGCGACCAAACTCTTTTGAAAGAAGTAAATATGTATGGTCAACAGTGGACAAATGGATTAACATTGCGCATTCTGATCCAACATGAAATTCACCACCGCGGTCAATTGTCAATCTTAATGCGCCAGGCAGGGTTACCCGTTCCCGACATCTTCGGACCTACCCGAGATAGTTGGATTGCAGGAGGAATGGAGCCCCATCGGTAA
- a CDS encoding MFS transporter: MNRVRLLFKQYHPLVWGILFGSMFSRAASFMSLPFLVIYLHQQADLSPLMIGLIIGMGPLTGSFTGFLGGHLSDRWGRKVVMLSTLLLWSFVFISFSFAQHMLLFVFLNALNGMCRSFFEPISQAFIADITPPEQRMLVFSYRYFALNVGASLGPILGAYLALTSGTIAFFITGIIYILYFIVLLSLVLLYPIEEEANAVTPPATLRSSFTVIRQDAALLYFLLGMTLVNVAYAQITSNLPLYIGENLSEATWLYPAILTGNALLVVALQLPLTRWAEKKTITSSMNIGLILFSSGFLSFSIGSHWSIFLVGITLVTLGEILLFPLSSVYIDQLAPSHLRGAYFGASSFRSLGFFIGPIAGGSLLQFIDGQFLFLAVSLLSLTGILFFSLGSRARDNQSLKIAS, from the coding sequence ATGAATCGAGTTAGACTGTTATTCAAACAATATCACCCTTTAGTATGGGGTATTTTATTCGGTAGCATGTTTTCACGTGCTGCCTCCTTTATGAGCTTGCCATTCTTAGTCATATACTTGCATCAACAAGCTGATCTCTCTCCTCTCATGATCGGGCTTATCATTGGCATGGGCCCATTAACTGGCTCTTTTACAGGTTTCTTAGGGGGACATTTATCAGACCGTTGGGGGAGAAAAGTTGTAATGCTCTCCACCCTTCTCCTTTGGTCCTTCGTCTTCATCAGTTTTTCGTTCGCGCAACATATGCTCCTTTTCGTTTTCCTCAATGCTTTAAACGGAATGTGTCGCTCCTTTTTCGAACCGATCAGTCAAGCCTTTATCGCAGATATTACTCCGCCCGAGCAACGCATGCTTGTGTTTAGTTATCGCTACTTCGCTCTAAATGTAGGGGCTTCCCTCGGACCTATTTTAGGGGCCTATCTCGCACTTACCTCTGGAACGATCGCTTTCTTTATCACTGGTATCATCTACATCCTATATTTCATCGTCTTACTCAGCCTAGTATTACTGTATCCCATCGAAGAAGAGGCTAACGCAGTCACTCCTCCTGCCACGTTACGTTCTTCTTTTACCGTCATCCGCCAAGATGCAGCTTTGCTCTATTTTCTTTTGGGTATGACTTTAGTCAATGTGGCTTATGCACAAATTACCTCCAATTTACCCCTTTACATAGGTGAAAACTTATCCGAGGCAACATGGCTATATCCTGCCATTTTGACAGGGAACGCCCTTCTTGTCGTCGCCTTACAATTACCACTCACACGTTGGGCAGAGAAAAAGACGATTACATCAAGTATGAATATAGGGCTTATTCTCTTCTCCTCTGGCTTTCTCAGCTTTTCCATCGGCAGTCATTGGTCTATATTTTTAGTCGGCATCACGTTGGTCACCTTAGGAGAGATTCTGTTGTTTCCCTTAAGTAGTGTCTATATCGACCAACTAGCACCCTCCCATTTACGTGGCGCCTACTTTGGAGCAAGCTCCTTCCGCTCTCTCGGTTTCTTCATCGGCCCCATCGCCGGTGGATCACTGCTTCAATTTATTGATGGCCAGTTCTTATTTCTGGCAGTCAGTCTGCTTTCATTGACAGGCATCCTTTTCTTCTCTCTAGGAAGTCGCGCTCGGGATAATCAGTCATTAAAAATAGCCAGTTAA
- the rarD gene encoding EamA family transporter RarD has protein sequence MGIDRRGAINTALAYVLWGLLPVYWKLIEHVSSTEILLHRVIWSFLFVLLLLGFTSGLPQFLSEARQYMKVGRTWIYLALASTLISINWFVFIYAVNHEAILQTSLGYYMNPLIAVLLGYIFLKERMTLLQSIATIVAALAVLYSTLSHGQIPWIALILAFSFGLYALTKKLLQIKPLYGLALETLFMLPCALIYWFYLMVGGNSSFVGVSWFTTLVLCGAGVITAVPLLLFARGAQRIPLYMIGFLQYIAPSLAFILGVFVYDESFSRTQVITFSLIWIALFLFSFSYTKWGSKVRMRQVALKKY, from the coding sequence ATGGGGATTGATCGACGAGGTGCTATAAATACAGCTTTAGCTTATGTGTTATGGGGATTATTGCCGGTTTATTGGAAATTGATCGAACACGTTTCCTCAACCGAGATATTGCTTCACCGTGTAATCTGGTCGTTTTTGTTTGTGCTTCTTCTACTTGGATTCACCAGTGGACTTCCTCAGTTTTTAAGTGAGGCGCGTCAATATATGAAAGTGGGGCGCACTTGGATCTATTTAGCACTGGCATCCACCTTGATATCAATAAACTGGTTTGTTTTCATCTATGCAGTTAATCATGAGGCGATATTACAAACGAGCTTGGGATATTATATGAATCCACTGATTGCGGTTTTATTAGGATATATATTTTTGAAAGAAAGAATGACGTTGTTACAGTCGATTGCTACGATAGTAGCGGCGTTGGCTGTACTGTACTCCACCCTCTCACATGGTCAAATCCCATGGATTGCACTCATATTAGCGTTCTCCTTTGGATTGTATGCACTAACAAAGAAACTCCTTCAAATCAAGCCTTTATATGGGTTAGCATTGGAAACGCTCTTTATGCTCCCCTGCGCTCTTATCTATTGGTTCTACCTCATGGTGGGAGGGAATAGTTCGTTTGTAGGGGTGAGCTGGTTTACTACTTTGGTGCTGTGTGGAGCGGGGGTGATTACAGCAGTGCCGCTCCTTCTGTTTGCTAGAGGGGCACAGCGTATTCCGTTGTACATGATTGGATTTTTACAATACATCGCACCGTCGCTCGCTTTTATTCTTGGAGTTTTTGTATATGATGAGTCGTTTAGCAGAACACAGGTAATCACGTTTAGTTTGATCTGGATAGCCCTCTTTTTGTTTTCGTTTAGTTATACTAAATGGGGAAGTAAGGTTCGAATGCGGCAAGTAGCACTAAAAAAATATTAA
- a CDS encoding VOC family protein → MSSKIFPYLVMDGNCKEAIQFYEEALQAKCTFSQTFGEMPEDPDHPIPAEAKERISHATLEVGDTNLMFSDTFPGLPHQIGNQVTLCISSTDKEKSEKIFATLQEEGEVEMPLQETFFSPAYGIVVDKFGVTFQIYTEGAK, encoded by the coding sequence ATGTCTTCGAAAATATTCCCGTACCTAGTGATGGATGGAAACTGCAAAGAAGCCATTCAGTTTTATGAAGAAGCTTTACAAGCGAAGTGCACCTTCTCACAAACGTTTGGAGAAATGCCGGAAGACCCTGATCACCCTATCCCTGCAGAAGCGAAAGAACGGATCTCCCATGCTACCCTCGAAGTAGGTGATACCAACTTAATGTTCTCTGATACTTTTCCTGGACTGCCCCATCAGATAGGAAACCAAGTCACCCTCTGTATCTCGTCAACTGATAAAGAGAAATCAGAAAAAATATTTGCCACTTTGCAAGAAGAGGGCGAAGTAGAAATGCCCCTACAAGAAACTTTTTTCAGCCCCGCCTATGGTATCGTGGTCGATAAGTTCGGCGTTACTTTCCAAATATATACCGAGGGTGCGAAGTAG